DNA sequence from the Scylla paramamosain isolate STU-SP2022 chromosome 4, ASM3559412v1, whole genome shotgun sequence genome:
TGGCAAGATGACACACGCGCGCAGGACTGGACGACGAAGACCCCGCTGGCACGACCACACAAAGGCTGAAACATTCCCTGGCTGCCCTAACGCTCTCGCCACCATCTTCCCGGCCTCGCCGCCACGCCAGACCTTCCTTCTCACTATTTTGATTCGCAAATAGCCAAGGAGGAGTTCAGGCAGCGCcttgaggggaaggagggtgtGAGGCCACGAATATGAACAACAATGAATCGtcgaggggaaggggagagttcCGGTCCAAGATACCCTTTCGTCACCAAGCTTGGCACCCTTCCTCACAGCGCGACCAAGAGGTCCGAACTAGGGATAGGAAATAAGAGGTACGTGAAGAAAGATGTTCATCACAAAGAGTCGCTCCCTTCAGAGTACTAATGAGTACATGAAATGCATTAAAGGAAGACGAAAATGTTGACAGAAAGACTGGCGGGCCTTAGCTCAGGCGCCGCGCCACAGTAAGTCGGCTCAACtacacgaaggaaaggagaatcaAAAGAACACAGAATATATAACTCAAAAGTAACGCCTCACTGATGAAATTGTGTGCCAGAATTAAAGCATAATATTTAAAGCTAACAGTTTGGCAACAAATCCGTTGCACTTGAAAGTAATGTTATGTAACTCGCAAACTCTTGTGTAATGATGTTTGGAGCATCGAAGACGAAAATATACAACACATCCGGCGGTAACAGCGGCGCCGGCCTGGGACGGACGGCGACTTCCTCCGTCGCGTCTCTCAGGCCGATTGACTTTCAAGACCACTTCGACGGCCATGCTGCCCGACGCCTTTACGTAGCGAAGGTTATCGGTGAGTAGAAGTTGTTGTAGGTGCCCCAGCCCTTGGCCGCCATGTTGAAGCTGGCAGAGTTACGCTTGTTGGTGGCGTCCACGGGGCTGAACATGGCCCGAGGCACTGTGGGGAAAAGGCACCGTAAGACACTATAACACTAtgtgggcaaaaaaaaaaataaataaataaaaataaaaacaaattaaataaataaaaaaataaataaataaataaaaaaaaagctagggTTGTATTTCATTGGGGGTCGATGCGCGGTGTGTAGTGTAGTCAGGAGCCGATATTCTTCCGCCCTGGAGGAGTGCAAGTGTGCAACTTTATTTAACTCTGGGCAGCACTCATTGTGAGGTGACAGGTGAGACTCACCGTCCGTGGCTGgggtgggaggctgggaggagcgCATTACCACCTTCACCTCGGCGGAGTAGATGGCTGCCGGGCCTgcggagggagtgggagggttGGTGCTGGTAGGCGGCGGGGAGAGCGGTGGTGAGGGTGACTCGTTAGTAGGTGAATAACACCTTCTAGTAAACACCATGCAGTTTCGGAAGCCATAACGCGGCCGCGACTCCCCATCCGCCtggcctctcccttcctcgtctttctcctcttccttttcggaGTGCGCGTCGTCTCCACCATAACCAGCGTCCTCAATCAAAGCTTCAGGCTGGCCAACATTAGCGTTACACGATCCCATTTCCTTTTCGGAGTGACTCGTGTTTTTGTCAGCTGTGTCTGAGGAGCCGGCACAAGGCTTCTGAAACGCCTTTTCTTCAGACATGTCAGACACAGGATTGTCCTCATGCTGTGTGTCAGCGTGGGTCAAGTCACTTTCTCCACCTAAGATGTCTCCGGAGGTCTTCGCCACAGGATCAGGAGCGGCTGTGGCGTGTGCGTCATTAAGTTCTTGGTCCATGCTGTCCCGCGACACACTGCGGTAATATTCTGGCGGCTTCAAATCTTGTACGTCGATGGTGTCGATCAGTGTCGGTGCATTCTGGAAGGTCGACTTTATTTCCTCCATGTATTTTCGCAATTCCTCTTCCTCGAGAGACGGCTTTCTGGGTTCGTTCGATATCTCGATTAGTGGAATGCCGAGGGAGAAGCTGAAGAGCGAAGCCTCGTTCTGATTGTTGTCGAGGACAGGCTGTGCATTCGTTCTATAAACCTCGTGAAGCCGAGCCGAAGCACTGTCAGTCTTATTAGTGGTACTCTTATCTACTCTGCTAGTGCTTTCTTCTGCGGCTGCGACCAGCAACTCGATTTCTTTGTCTTGAGTAGCATGAAATGATCCACTGGCGAGGCTGACGGGAGCTGCCTCTGGGTGGAGTATCTGGCCGTCTGGCTGTGATTCCGGAGACCTTTCTGTATGAACTTTCTGGGTGTTCATCTTTGTTGGAGGGAGTTTGTGTTCATTCTCCAGAGGGTTTGGCGCATCAGTGCTCCGGGAAGTGGGACTCGAGGAAGCTGGTACCTGGCTTGGAGGAGTCGACGAAAGGTCAGGGAGAGGACCCGGCAGGGGAGAGGCGGGAGTTTGGACAGAAGCGCCACCTACCTGCGACATGACACAAGGGGCGGCAGACACTACACACGGAAGAGAAATGTCACTACCAAAAGGGTTTTGAAGTAAAGCAACATTGGAGAAGCTGCGTGCACCAGGGTAAGCTGCAGAAAGTAACGGACTAGTGGCAGGATTGCAGGGAAGCGAAGTGGGGGAAGCAAGGCTGGTGCTATTTACAAGTGATGACAGTgatatgagaggaagagaagtgggtCGTGctggcctgctgctgctgctgctgctgtggatACCACTTATGGTGCTGTTTTGTACATGGCTTTCGAGGCGATCAGTGCTAGTGCCGGTGCTTTCAGAGTGCTGTGTGCTGAGAGTATCAATACGAGTTTTGTGTGCTGTGCTCTCAGTGTGCCTGCTAACCTCTGTGTTTTTTCGGAGGTGGCTCGAGGCAATGGCGCAATCATGAGTGAGAATTTCGATGGCTGCCGACGAGTTCTTGCCACCAGCAGTGGGGAGGCAGCCCTCCCGGGGAGCCTCCAGGATGCAGCTCTCGGTGTGGTGGTTCATTGCGTTCTCGTTCAAGTAAGACGCCTCGCTCCCGTCAGGAAACACGTAAAGAGGAGGTGTTCCGGGTTTGAGCTCAACTTGCTCCTTGGCGCAACTCTTACGGGGAAGGACCGGGGGTGGTGTGTTGATGGAGGGCGTTGGGCGAGGAGGGGGCagtgggggagaaggggaagcagGAAGGTATGCTGGCACCGAGTTTGGTCTCACAGACCCTGATGTAAGAGATGTTTtgaaagcaccaccaccacgctcgGCAACAGAAACAGAGGCCAAAGCATTGGATGCCGGAGAGGAAGAGCCATCGATATGTTTAGGATCtggagaggcagaggaaggcGTCAGAGAAGGATTACTCCAGGATGTGCTATGAAATTTAGTTCCATCTAGTAATAACGTTTCTACAGAAGCTTTAGAGGACTGAACTACGAAATTCTTCATGCCAGGAGAAGTTGTGGCTGGCACTGGCTTGGGGAAGGCGACGGGGCGTGCCGGGAAATGTCCTGGAGCCCCTGAGGCAGTAGTGGATGCCGAGGCAGGACGGGGCGCTACGGGGGGACCTGCAGCACTTACAGCTGATTTTGGGGACACGACACTCCTGCTGTCATCAGAATGAGTGACGGCCTGGCTCTTATTTACTTTGCatgaaggtttcaagacagagGAGAAGGGCTGAGGCGGGGAGtaagtacgaggaggaggaggaggaagaggaagaggtttgGGCGAGCAGGTGGCggaggtgagggcaggtgaagCTGGGGTGCGCTGGCTGCCTCCCCGAAGGGCCGGAGTCGGGCTGTCATCGCTGCCCGCGCGGTTCACCGAGTGCCAGGCTTTAGGCTTGGGAGGGACTGGCTTAGGCTTGTTAGGCTCTAATGTGGGCTCGGAGGATTTGGGCTTAGAAGGTTGGGTCAAGATCTTTGTCAGGTCTGGAAGGGTGAACGAGCCTGTAGACAGACAGTGGAAGGCGacgtgagaaagaaagaacgaaagaaaaaataaaaacgctaGTGCTACAAAATAagcatgattattattatgattattatttattctttcagaGCATGCGTAAAATTTCACGTAAACATAAGGAACAAACAATGGAATGTGCGCGAGAACTGCGTGAGTGCCAAACACAGACATGCAGGTGAATGTGAAGGGCGAGGAGGTTAgcgtgtggaggtggtggtggtggtggtggtgggcggcagAGACACAGCATGCACCAACACTCCTCGCACCAAAGACTAAGACACTAATACTACTTCATAGGGGAGGGGGATGGTCTAGCAGCACATTACATCAAAAATAACAACACGAGAGAAAGTATCAGTgactttccatctctctttaaATTAAAATCTCAATGAAAACTCTAGATAAAAAGAGAAGTGCCACCtatgagaaaaaagataaacagcaaATGATTGACTCGATACCATCAGTGACTAAGAAAACGACAGTATTCATTATATACACAAAGAAAGGACAGACGGTGTTGGTGTATGGCGTCCGTGTCTGTGCTCTGGTCCCCACGTACAGCACACTGCCCTTCCCACCACGGGCGTGCATTCCTCAGTGGCATGGCCCGAGAGAAGATGTTGCCCAAGCCagcattataaaaaatatatatatacaaaaagtgtGAAGAGCATTAATGAATCTAAGCAAAGTGGAAGCAGAACCGCTCAGTTTGCGAGTACTAGATTCTGTGAGTGGCGAGCGGCGGGTGAGCAACAGCTGAAGGTGATTGAACTAGAGTACCTCAAAGCCCTTGAGTCCTCCACTTAGTCTTATCAAATGCAGCTGaccatacatgaaaaaaaaaaacaataaaataaataaataagtaaaataaataaataaataaataaataaataaaataattctcCATTTTTACTCCCTGACGTCTAACAAGGTGTAAGAAATGGAGGTTTAGTTGAGAAAAAACGGTTCAAGCACATAATGAGTGACGAGGTCTCAGGGGCTCGTGGTAGCAGTGCTGACGTGGTAGTGTGCGCGGCGAGTCCCTGGGAGTGTGTGACGGAGGTGTGGAGGGCACTAACCTGACGGAGCAGCTGCAGGCGCGGGGGCCATCTGAGGGGTCACCTGAGGAGTCAACAGCTGCGGGGAGGAAGGTAACGGTGGTTAGTAAAGCagtgatgtgtgttgtgttctgtgatggtggagatggaagtggtggtggtggaagtggtggtggtgagtgatatGCGAGTAATTGGGAACTTGTGGAGTGATGATGGTATGTGGAACTGAATGAtcgactgaatgactgacttcAGGTGCTGCAACAACGACaggtgaaattaaataaaatccaTAAATAAATGCAAGAAACGATGTTGAAAGCTAATTTACATTTCAGATCAGGTAAAGATAACTGATTTAGGTACCAGAATAgactagcagagagagagagagagagagagagagagagagagagagagagagagagagagagagagagagagagagagagagagagagagagagagagaattgaggtggtggtggtagtgacgatGACgaaagttactgaagaaaataaagatgaatattataacactgaaaaaataatactaataacaataaaaatggcgacgaaaatggagagaaacacTAGACAATCAACGCCACAAAAAGCtgcatttagaaaaaaaaaaaaaaaaaaaaaaaaaaatatccctgcTTTTTACCACCGAATATCTgaagcgtgatagaaaataacatGACCGAAATGAACCTGCagaggaatatctgaggagtcACGTCAGGTGCGCAGTTACAAGTGAAAGATTGCTGGGAAAGTCAACAGCTACACGCAGACACAacaaatccagagagagagagagagagagagagagagagagagagagagagagagagagagagagagagagagagagagagagagagagagagagagagagagagagagagagagagagagagagagacaagctgGTGATAATGGTACAAACACATTTATAAGCCAAGTAACTTTATACCTTCACTGTGCTTAGGTTTTCCCTCTATATTAAACCGTCTGATCTGTAAAGAATGTATGAATATGAGGACATTCTGACAAACTGGAGGTAGGTGGTGAAGGGAATACAGTTTGTGGAATGAGTTctttattcctgactagttTTGCAGTAGTTAAttcaaaggaagaggaggaagctacTGAAAATTTAGTCAAGAATAAAGTACTCATTTCTCAAGACCTCAAATCTATCATCTGTCAGCCTTTGCAAGATTGTCAGCATATCAGAGGAGTTTGGATCGAAGGAAAGGCAAAGCACAGTGGAAATCAGTATAGGTTACTCTGCTCCAGACCTACACTAAGCTCAAGTGTCCTTCACTCTTCACTCACCGGCATTGGCTTCGGGGGCTCCAGCCACGACGCCTCAGCAAGCTTGGTGTCTGCCCGCTCGACCACGGTGTTAGCCAGCTGTTCCCGGGGAGCAGGGAAGACACGTGTGAGACTAACTTAAATGTATAGGTTTCAAACATCGTCAGTAGTTATGTGGCACTAAGGCTGTTTATGGTGTTCATATTAAGTGAATGATCTGAAACTTGGATAAAAGTACATTAAGTTGGAAATGTACTGTAAGTGAAAGAACTGTTCAGAATCATCGACTGAAGATGACACGCAAcgctcaataataataatgtgtcaACGCTGGGTATTGCAGTCATTACAAGGAGAAACTGCTGTGGGATGATCTAAGCCGTATTCTAAAACGTTCTGGCATTTCATCTTAACTAATTTCAACAGCCTCAAGTGGAAGTCAGGGATTTTCAGCGGTTTTCATGCATGGTTCTGGTAATAGTTTTAACAAATATTCCACAATTGTTCACcattaaagaggaaaaataccCACAACAATGGGACTATTCATCTCACCACCACTTCAAAATACTTGTGATAAGAGAACAAAGTGTCTAAGAATACGAAGCTTACTAAGGCATACACACGATAATATATTACAAAAACGGATACCAGCTGTGTTGGCTTATAAGGtcatcaatttatctatttaccacTACTAGCAAACTACATACGTCTACTAAACAACTCTATGTTATATACACCGCTAAACCTTACTAATTTATACACTATTGTACAAAGACACACAGCGATGTCAGGTGCCTCGTTAACACACGTCAAGAAGCGTAGCCTGAATTAAGGAATACATCTGAGCCTTGACAAGAAAGTCACACAGCCATGACAAGCCTCCCGTGCCTAACATTCCCCTTTCTAATCGCGTCCACTTCAGGGCCATTCACATACTGATGGCAAGCACTGGAGCGAATATTCATCGTGCATACTTCCACACTGATCCTATTCATGCCTCCACGCCACAGCAAGCACGGGGCCTTTCAGTTGTGGCCTTGAGGACACCACCTCGGGCTGAATGGTGGAGCCGTATTTGGAAAGCAGGCAGGAATCATAATGTGGATATGAAAGGCTCAGAGACCTTGGTGACGGCAACACTACTTGGAAACATTGCAGAGTCTACTACTGCTGGCTCCGGGATTTTGATGGCAGCAACACTAGTAAGAAACACTAATAATTACTACTTATGGTTCCAGGACCTTGATGGCGGCAACACTACTATGAAACACTGCAATAACTACTATTAATACCACACTGTTCACTACACTAACCATCTGGTCATGCTACAAAGATAACTACAGTCGTGGTTAGCAGTCCAGTAAGTAACCTGCTGCTCTCACTTCCGATGTGTTTTGCGTTTTGACTCGATTTTAAGTCCCCTGATCTGCTGACACACTTCCTACAAAGCTTCACAAGTGACAGTCTAAACAGATCGAGGGACTtaacactgaaggaaaaaaaaaaaaaaaactaagcacagtggaagtgagtgatGGTGATTCGACTTCTGACCACGACTGTACATCAATCTACGACACGTAACCACCCGCTGTATTTGATATTGAACACTGGTGCTTCCTTGACCCAGTGAGAGAATTGCATAGGGAACAGACTCCTAGCAATTCCTTGTCATGAGCCTAAGTTGTCTCCTGTACACGCACACACTATATATACATCTATGCCGGTGAAAGTGATCGAATACCAAGCATAAAAAAGCCAAAAGCCAAGGCAACAGGAAGTCATAAGAAGAGTGAATCTgactcctcatttcctcttacGGCTTTTTATCTCAAGGAATGTTCACAATTACGTACAACTGCGTGGCTTTATGGCTTTATTTCCCTGCTACCTAAAAGTCTACGGTGTTAGAGGTTAGACACAGGCTAAAGAGTGACAGCTGAGGTGCACAGGGACTACACAACACAGCCACGGTACCTCGGGCCGCTCGCTGCTCACTGGCTTGAATAGTGGTCCCTGGAAAGTGTGCAACGTGCTGGGTGAGTATGTGTTGATATTCGTGTGTACATAAATACAGGGTAAAGACAAGATGTACATTGCCAAACCACGGCTTCTGTCGCAACCGTAACGCGGGCAGGAAGTGACGGATGCTTTCTGGATGGCTACGTGATTACAGCTGATACATCGATGGATCACAATTGGACAGAACAGATAAAGTGGCAGATACAGGGACAGACACAaatagacggatagacagaaattattaccataaacattcaTAGAAGAACAGGCAGAACAGAGACTAACAGATATAGTGACAGAAGAACAGATAGAATAGAGACCAAGAGATACACTGGCAGATAAACAAATCATTATGAGAACGAATACAGATAAAGCAGACTGAGCagcaaagagagaaaacgagaacgaGGTAGCAGGACAGAGTAAGAAATCATGTATATAACTGAGCAAAGCGAATCGACAAAATACAGACTAAAAGACAAATTaacagatatatagacagacggATGTAAAGGCTGATCAACATCATAATAATCATGtttagatagacaaataaataaaaaaaataaaaaatgataaagacaaatgaaaagatagatagaaggaaACAATACAGATGATCATACGCACATCTAAGAactcgtacatacacacacacacacattacaagcACCATGATAGCTAGACTTCAAGCCGCCATCCAGAGAGCACCACTGGACACTCcctccagcagcaccaccaggaCCCAGGCAGCCCAGCACTTGAGTCCATGCGTCACTCGATATTAGTACCCtgaatcaccaccatcacttactccataaaaaaaaaaaaaaaaaataaataaataaaataaatacaaaaatagaaaagaacatgGTGTTACAGCGAAGCATGTCAGCTGTTAGGTCTCGTTTAGCTGAAATTCTGAACTAAATATATACGTAATTAAATGAGTTATGGTTCACAGAGGAAGGGCGGAAGCAGAGGCCTGAGCTGCGCTGCGTGAGTTGCTGGTAGTGTTTGTCTGCAGCCTGGAACGAAGCATTACTGTTACGCTTGACTGCAGAGCGGTGAAGAGGCGCCGCTGGGTTACGGCTCAGTGGAGAGAAgttaagaaaggaagacgaagcaGCAATAATACTTGGGCTGTcaaacctagagagagagagagagagagagagagagagagagagagagagagagagagagagagagagagagagagagagagagagaatgtatcgTACTCAGGTGGGAATAACAACAGAATAACACACATGCCAGTTCGTATACACAGCCAAAATGAAAGTGGCATTGAGGCAAGTCGCCAGGCCGGGCCCAACGCTCCTGTACAGTGTGTTCACGAGGTGTCATGTGGGAGTCCCTTCAGGTCGGCAACACTGGCAGCTAACCTGTTCATCATCCCTTACCACCCACCCACTTCAAGAATTTCTGAACAGTATCTTGACCAAATAAAGGcgttttttattactttttttttcgttagtttGACGTGAATCTCTAAGAAGTGAGCATCAAGACAAAATGTTTAATGATGTAAAAGATAAGGTGAGGCAACTGCGTGAACCGACCTTAAGGTTCTCGCTTCTCTGTACAAGCGTGTCTAAGCAGTGTTCATGGGAGTGTGTGTACCTTTATCCTCTGTCTCTTATCGTCGAAGGCCGCGTCAGGAGTGCCCGTCTCCATGGTCGCCTGCCACGGGGACTTGACCAAGGTGAGACTCCCCTCCCTGCTTCTCAGGAACTGCTCCTGTTGGGGTCACTCGTCACCACCTCACGTCCTCACCCGCTCACCCACCATCATGCACCACCACTACGCACACGCGCGcgtacgcacacgcacacacacacacacacacacacacacacacacacacacacacacacacacacacacacacacacacacacacacacacacacacacacacacacacacacacacacacacacacacacacactctctctctctctctctctctctctctctctctctctctctctctctctctctctctctctctctctctctctctctctctctctctctctctctctctcttcctcactttattatcattatttttcatcaccacAGCTATATCACCACTAATGCTTATTCGCACCACATCTGCATCATCACAGCACCACACACCATACTGTACTACACTCACGTTGCTACcagcctcaccatcaccactagagtacatcactaccaccatgaTTTACACACATCAGTTACTATTACACAAGAatgacaaactctctctctctctctctctctctcacaaatatCCACAAAAGTATAGCAACAGTCCCAAAAGAACACTATATTCAGCGCACtcagtatttttgagttacCGAAGCCAGAAAttagagatgagaaggaagtgCAGTAGGGAGACGGAAGAGATGCAGtgagcgaaaaaaataaaataaaaatgaaaaaataaaataaatttgaaCCTGGAACTTGATAAAATAAAGCACACatatgaatataaagaaatcaCAAGCTAACgtaaaaggggagaaaaagaaataagctgaaccttgctgaaaaaaaaaataataataggaagaaaaaaacatgagagaacTTTTATAAAATTCCAAACAcgaggtaaagaagaaaacgaagaaatacaACTCAGGATCTgcttgaagaaagaaaagaaaagaaaagaaaaaaaaaagaaaaacggtgCATTAAACACATTAAAGTGAAATCAAGCAAATGCATctgaaacaaaaacattaaagaagaagaaaaacgtgtAATGGGGGCAAATTTCACACACAAGCAcaaaactgaaaggaaaatgcaaataaagataacaaagataaaactaaaaaaatcgaTGCTGGTCTTCGAGGAATGAACTGAGGATTGGCAGAGAGGAAAGGCGAGGTAAGAAAGAGATTGGGACAAGcaagtattattttttcttttttttgctcacTTTCAACTTCTAAGTCAGCGTGGAtctacaccatcatcatcaccatcattacaccttcatcaccatcatcataatcctACTGccattcccatcaccaccatttacATAGCttatatcaccatcaccataatgtctcaccaccaacaccaccacacaccagcaccatcactactgccatGAACATTCATCCCCAtcatcacttccaccaccaccactacatacTATCATCCTAATGCCATTCACCATAAGCACAAAGCCtcattaccaacaccaccaacaccataaGCTAGCACCATCACCTGCCAtaacccttcaccaccaccatcactaccgcctaccattatctgctgctgctgtcggtTCCTCTCCTCGACCGCGGACTTCTTTACGGCCAGGTCATCGGTGACAATGgactgcggctgctgctgctgctgtgcccTGGTGGTGGTCTGCGCCTTCTGCACCGTCGTCTCGTCCACGATGAACTTGtccatcctcttctttcgtttGGCAAAGAGCTCAGCACCtgcggggagaggaagaagcagagaatAGGAAGTACAGTCGTGGTAAGAGGTCAGGTAGTATGATGCTCTCACTTCCACTGCATGCTGTGTTTTCCCTGCAGTCTTAAGTCTTCTGATCTGGGAGGATAAAAAGTAAAGACAGGAAAACatagatatacaaataaaataaataagtataaaatgaaaataaataaaaatctcaaTTCAGGTTTTCTTTAGGAGACTCAGGTGATCAGAGGTCTTTAGATCAAGGGAAAACTCTAAATGCATTGGAAGTATGGAGGTGGTTATTACTGATTCCtgcacacaacaacaacacatctgAGAGTCAGTTGTGGAGGTGAGTGTTATGTGTTACTCAATTGCTGGTCATGTGTGaaggtgagtgtggtgtgttatTCAATTACCGGTCATGACTAGACGTGATCTTACTTGATTGTGTTTTTATTAGAGAAGTCAAGGTCGTCATGTTCCGTCTTTCTGTACTGCttaatcatattttcttttatacttaATGTTTTCTTAACCTACACTTCTTTCAGTAATATAATCCGCTCATATATTGTCGTGTCTGAgaagtttaattttcttatcatttttctttggacttttcccatataacttcttactgtgtcctcttgatgatgatgatgactgtccAGACACTAAACATTCAATATCAAaatttcctcttacttttggTACATTAATAAGACAACAACCATATCGTTTCTTTATCTACTCTCctctagttgtgtgtgtgtgtgtgtgtgtgtgtgtgtgtgtgtgtgtgtgtgtgtgtgtgtgtgtgtgtgtgtgtgtgtgtgtgtgtgtgtgtgtgtgtgtgtgtgtgtgtgtaaatgtcgCTTTTATCACCACACCCCACCTAGCCACCCTCACCTTTGCCTGTGGGACTCTGCACCTCCGCCACAATCTTGCCGACCTCGGGGCTGGTGGGGACTGCCTGTTCCATGAGCGTCTGGTAGTGCTCCTGTACGGCGTGGAAGTCCTGCACACCCTTGGGACTCATCAGGAGCTTCATCGGTGGTTTCTGAAGGAGGGACACAGGTTACTGAAAATACTGGCGGAGGAGCAGCGAAAGCGGCTCACGAGATTGTTTAAACTTCAAACACTTCCTATTCGTACGTGGGGCGCCTGAACCTGCTGCGTCTTGGTACATACGAGCACCATGTTTGTCCCATCACGCGGAGTCTGGAGTAGTGATTTTTCTACCTGAGGAAACATGAACCTAGTAATACTGCCGCTGGGCGGTGCTCTCACCCGGTGACCGACTGAGGCATTCACATGTGTAGAGAATCAACTTTCTATTCCAACCAAAACCTTTAGTTACTTGCAAGATACTTCACTATTTGCACATGTATAATACGTTACCTTGTGTGTAAGTAAAGGTTTCGATAAGAATATAAAGTCAGTTTGCGGCACGTTTTAAAAACAGAGTGGAATACGTCTGCCAAACAGTGGGTGAGAGCATCGCCCAGTGGCAGTGTTATATTGCACGTGTGTCCTCAGGTGGCAACATTACTACGCCAGGCTCAGCGTGAAGCGACTGTAGTTCTcgtgtcattattttcttttaaccaTCATGGCGTCAGTATAGGTACATGAAAATCACATCCAGCAGTAAGTGCTGCACTGCGTCAAGGCCACTCCAGTGACAACCTAGACTCGAACTACAGGAGTTTTTATTCTTGTAATTAAAATCATAGTAAATAAACACTCAGGTAAGGAGCGCACATTCGCGGCGACGCAGCAACTTTACCCATGCTAAACTTTTCGCTTAAAAGTAAGTGTTTACATTCTGAAATTTGTGTATACCTAAGATAAGGTGAATGAGCATCATAAGGTACGAAAAAATCACGTCTTTTGTACCATCTGTTCATGATTCCCTTTCTGGGGCGTCACAACAAGGCAGTGCTCCTCGcttattccttcacttcttgGCCTGACTCCAAAgtggaaatataaattaaat
Encoded proteins:
- the LOC135099705 gene encoding titin-like isoform X6 translates to MGDSAASVGVRAGGTELGAASLKHHTVTKAVHETEELPVVSENGKVEPCVESPQGAPASPASPSASPPCSQSMTPAATPDTEAQTVTSSQTSHTSTSFESAVSIQSTGGVLQGAVEPQAIQNISSQSQAVHSQSTQSSSISQSHSAINGHQTIQTSTAVSGQQTFQSMQSVSQTQSAQTVVQSQAEVGISSGQPLSVLEAPADQPLLEAPSVDENANSIPENIPAQPQPESVLEASPVQEPAEGSEPVAAPEPTVIPEPEAAPEPAPTTVPEPVAAAPEPLPAAPEPVVEPEPAVVEEPSAAPEPAMSSEEAVAQQPTVLPEAPVSETVVDVQESAPPPEPEPAVAAEETLAPDPQPVQEEIAEEALPAAAPEPVPAVEPEPSVVTTTSGGGGGPAVEEISQEHIKEQLHEIITEIEQQVLPEQEQEQQQQQQEVQQGVGDGGVAQTLTKPPEEAQPVVGEAGRPLEGEEVKYEYYDEDGVLHHTWRPKGKYEVPKTVIQYEDVVPIPVPDVTISLKAQAPQPAPPPPQPEPPKPEPQPTVETHQEPSSLTNGAVSPIEIPEGIPLLARILPKDHEDGEKKISLERLFTPATDSGDLTPKRSPSKKAFASSSFYRPDHPTIDDQVELAQRISFSLVDENNKMSRGQSMYMKRKKRSMRWIHAGSAEGGEGPEEDLLLKQPPMKPPMKLLMSPKGVQDFHAVQEHYQTLMEQAVPTSPEVGKIVAEVQSPTGKGAELFAKRKKRMDKFIVDETTVQKAQTTTRAQQQQQPQSIVTDDLAVKKSAVEERNRQQQQIMGPLFKPVSSERPELANTVVERADTKLAEASWLEPPKPMPLLTPQVTPQMAPAPAAAPSGSFTLPDLTKILTQPSKPKSSEPTLEPNKPKPVPPKPKAWHSVNRAGSDDSPTPALRGGSQRTPASPALTSATCSPKPLPLPPPPPRTYSPPQPFSSVLKPSCKVNKSQAVTHSDDSRSVVSPKSAVSAAGPPVAPRPASASTTASGAPGHFPARPVAFPKPVPATTSPGMKNFVVQSSKASVETLLLDGTKFHSTSWSNPSLTPSSASPDPKHIDGSSSPASNALASVSVAERGGGAFKTSLTSGSVRPNSVPAYLPASPSPPLPPPRPTPSINTPPPVLPRKSCAKEQVELKPGTPPLYVFPDGSEASYLNENAMNHHTESCILEAPREGCLPTAGGKNSSAAIEILTHDCAIASSHLRKNTEVSRHTESTAHKTRIDTLSTQHSESTGTSTDRLESHVQNSTISGIHSSSSSSRPARPTSLPLISLSSLVNSTSLASPTSLPCNPATSPLLSAAYPGARSFSNVALLQNPFGSDISLPCVVSAAPCVMSQVGGASVQTPASPLPGPLPDLSSTPPSQVPASSSPTSRSTDAPNPLENEHKLPPTKMNTQKVHTERSPESQPDGQILHPEAAPVSLASGSFHATQDKEIELLVAAAEESTSRVDKSTTNKTDSASARLHEVYRTNAQPVLDNNQNEASLFSFSLGIPLIEISNEPRKPSLEEEELRKYMEEIKSTFQNAPTLIDTIDVQDLKPPEYYRSVSRDSMDQELNDAHATAAPDPVAKTSGDILGGESDLTHADTQHEDNPVSDMSEEKAFQKPCAGSSDTADKNTSHSEKEMGSCNANVGQPEALIEDAGYGGDDAHSEKEEEKDEEGRGQADGESRPRYGFRNCMVFTRRCYSPTNESPSPPLSPPPTSTNPPTPSAGPAAIYSAEVKVVMRSSQPPTPATDVPRAMFSPVDATNKRNSASFNMAAKGWGTYNNFYSPITFAT